AATGTGCTGGAGGCGATTGAGCTGCTGGGAACGGATGGCAATATCGGGCACAAGAATCTGGTGTTCTCCACGGTTGGCGATCCGCGGGTGTTCGAGCGGCTGCCGCAAATGGCCGTCAAGCCGGCGCTGGCTCTGTCGCTGCATACCAGCCGCGCCGATTTGCGCGAGCAATTGCTGCCGCGGGCGCCCAAAATCGCGCCGGCCGAGCTGGTGGCGCTGGGCGAGGCCTACGCCCGGCGCGTGGGCTACCCCATTCAATACCAATGGACCTTGCTGGCCGGCGTCAACGACAGTCTGGAGGAATTGGACGCGGCCATCGGCTTGCTGAAAGGCAAATACGGCGTGCTCAATATCATTCCGTACAACAGCGTCGAGGGCGACCACTATCAGCGGCCCACGCCGGAGCGCGTCGAGTTCATCAAGCGCTATCTGCACGGCAAGGGCGTGCTGACCAAGGTGCGGGACTCCGCCGGGCAAGACGTGGACGGCGGTTGCGGACAGCTGCGGGCGCGCGCTGCCGACAAAATAGACATCAGCAGGATCCAGCGCCGCGCTCAAGGCAAAACCTGAGCATGCGCGCAGTGCAATCTTTAGG
The Chromobacterium sp. IIBBL 290-4 DNA segment above includes these coding regions:
- a CDS encoding RNA methyltransferase encodes the protein MRILDLHQALADIGARSCHIGRIQRAWLKGLPLDAGTKHQKSEDYFPLSVRQGLPPIAARVDGLARVHTSHPGADGSLRLLVELSDGQMVESVLLPRDGLCVSSQVGCAVGCTFCMTGKTGLLRQVGSAEIVAQVALARRIRPVKKVVFMGMGEPAHNLDNVLEAIELLGTDGNIGHKNLVFSTVGDPRVFERLPQMAVKPALALSLHTSRADLREQLLPRAPKIAPAELVALGEAYARRVGYPIQYQWTLLAGVNDSLEELDAAIGLLKGKYGVLNIIPYNSVEGDHYQRPTPERVEFIKRYLHGKGVLTKVRDSAGQDVDGGCGQLRARAADKIDISRIQRRAQGKT